The following DNA comes from Chitinophagales bacterium.
AAAACATCGCCAAAAAAGGCTTTAGTAGTTATTCTATCTGCTAAATCAGGGTAATTTTTAAATAGCTCGTCTTTATAGTTAGCTAAATCTTCCATAGATTGTTTGTGCAATATATCGGACAAAGAAACTATAGATGCGGCACTTGTTCTGGGCGTTTTATAAGTGTTTAGTATTATAAAATTTGCATTTTCGTATTTGTAAAAATTCAATGCCCAATTAATGGCATGTTTAGAATTAACTGAAAAATCGGTAGGAAGAATTACTGTTTTCATCTGTATTAAAATTATATAACAAAGTTACGAAATTTTAGGGGGAAAACTGTGGTTTAGTGTTTTATTTGGGTTAAGTTTTTTTGGCTACAGAGTTTACTTCTAACTCTTCAAATTCAAACTCCGGTTTTTCAATAAAAAGATTGCCTTCTATAGTTTCCAGTTTGTTAATTGTGGCTTTTATAGCGTGTTCAGATTCATCTATTCCTATCCAATTTCTACCATTTGTTTGAGCTGCTTTTAAAGTAGTACCAGAACCACAAAAACAGTCAAGTACAATACTTTTTTCATTTGAAGAAGTTCGGATAATTAAATCTAATAAATCGGCATTTTTTTCAGTTGGATACGTTGGATATTGTGGGTCTTTATATTCCCAAATATCTTGAACTCTTTTTCCTTCTCTTTCGTCTGCAAAAATTATTTTTCTTGGATTTCCCGTTGATGACCACTCTATTAAACTCTCTTTATCCCATCGCTCTAATGTTTCTACGTCTGTTCTCCAATGTCTTCCTTTTGGCGGTAAAATACCTTTAAAAGGCTGATTTGATTTGCCGGTTTCAGTTTCACCCGGTGCGTGAATAGGAACAGTTGTATATCTTCTTCCTTGTTTATTTGTTTTTGGGAATAGCTTTTCTAAATCTTTCTCGGTATATTTTTCTCTTGGCTCATTCCAAATTGGGGTGCTTGATTTTGTATAAAAAAGAATTAAATCTTTTACATTTCCGTAACCAATTCTATTGAAATTTTTTGGATTGCATTTTACTCTTGTAATATCATTTCTAAAATTTTCTATACCAAAAACTTCGTCCATTACTACTTTTACATAGTGACCAATTTTATAATCTATATGTAAATAAATAGAACCTTGTTCAGATAGTAATTCTTTTAGCAAAATAAGTCGCTTTTTTATGAAATCTAAAAAATCATCTCCGATTAATTTATCGGAATATGCTATATCGCCATTTTTTGAGTTACTAATTGTAGAAGCTCTTCCGTCTGTAATAGTAAAGTTGCCTCCCGTAGCAAAAGGTGGGTCAATATAAACTAAATCTATCTTACCTTTTAAATCTCTCTCATTCAGCAAGTAATTTAGCCCTTCAATATTATCGGATTTTATAAGTAAGTTCTTCATAAACTATATTTGATAGAGAAATTCTCTTAAAACAAGAGCACTCATTATATTGTAATCTTTATAAGTTTCGGTAATTTTAGTATAATAAGGGCTTTTTTCTTTTAACCAAGGAATTCCATCAATAATACCTATAGCTATCGCATTATTAATTTCATTTGTAATAGTAGTAATAACATCTGTAAATGCAGTTCCTTGATTACCTCCTACAGCACTAATAAATTTAGTTTCAGCAATAACATATTTACCATTAAATCTTCCAACAAAATCTAAACCTTTATTCTTGGTATAACCAAAATTTTCTCTTGCAAACTTTGTTAATAATTTACCTCCTCCTTTTAGTATAGCATTATCTTTTGAGTCAATAAATTTTGATAATTCAATTGGTTTAACTCCAAGTACTCCTTTATTTAACCAATCTGAAAATTTTCCTCCCATTTGAGTGTTAGTTTCTTTCGGCTCTGTACATTTCTCATATAATTTTGAAAGTCCTATTTGATATATATTT
Coding sequences within:
- a CDS encoding restriction endonuclease — its product is MNKWTKLSIEYANQRSYLDDLFQVYPTIPNGIRNVDKKIWQKIEKSFNEQNNKELIKNLLLLERFPVKDSYVSFLRMDSNSIDRNPQTINRLAGNIYQIGLSKLYEKCTEPKETNTQMGGKFSDWLNKGVLGVKPIELSKFIDSKDNAILKGGGKLLTKFARENFGYTKNKGLDFVGRFNGKYVIAETKFISAVGGNQGTAFTDVITTITNEINNAIAIGIIDGIPWLKEKSPYYTKITETYKDYNIMSALVLREFLYQI
- a CDS encoding site-specific DNA-methyltransferase — protein: MKNLLIKSDNIEGLNYLLNERDLKGKIDLVYIDPPFATGGNFTITDGRASTISNSKNGDIAYSDKLIGDDFLDFIKKRLILLKELLSEQGSIYLHIDYKIGHYVKVVMDEVFGIENFRNDITRVKCNPKNFNRIGYGNVKDLILFYTKSSTPIWNEPREKYTEKDLEKLFPKTNKQGRRYTTVPIHAPGETETGKSNQPFKGILPPKGRHWRTDVETLERWDKESLIEWSSTGNPRKIIFADEREGKRVQDIWEYKDPQYPTYPTEKNADLLDLIIRTSSNEKSIVLDCFCGSGTTLKAAQTNGRNWIGIDESEHAIKATINKLETIEGNLFIEKPEFEFEELEVNSVAKKT